The following proteins are co-located in the Limanda limanda chromosome 5, fLimLim1.1, whole genome shotgun sequence genome:
- the pdxp gene encoding pyridoxal phosphate phosphatase — MAGALGGGLKGCQRIRGPQLRSLMEAKDFFLFDCDGVIWHGEQAVPGAAEVVRGLVRREKHVVFVTNNSTRPRETYVHKFLRLGFTGVQLEQIFSSGYCSAMYLRDVVQVRGSVYVIGCAGLRRELQEAGVPCVQEEEEGGEQDASIYTCPLAPDVKAVLVGHDDKLTFLKLAKASCFLRDPECLFLATDNDPWHPLPEGRILPGSGSLIAALEVASGRKATVIGKPSRFMFECISSQFSGVDPAQCLMVGDRCETDMLFGSNCGLDTMLTLTGVSQLQEAEEYRDSELTSNHSLVPHYVVDTIADFLPALEELEEQSN, encoded by the exons ATGGCGGGGGCCTTGGGCGGCGGGTTGAAGGGCTGCCAGAGGATCCGAGGTCCGCAGCTCCGGAGCCTGATGGAGGCGAAGGACTTCTTCCTCTTCGACTGCGACGGAGTGATCTGGCACGGCGAGCAGGCGGTGCCCGGGGCCGCGGAGGTGGTGAGGGGGCTGGTCCGCCGCGAGAAGCACGTGGTGTTCGTCACCAACAACTCCACCAGGCCGCGGGAGACCTACGTGCACAAGTTCCTCCGCCTGGGCTTCACCGGGGtgcagctggagcagatctTCAGCTCCGGCTACTGCTCCGCCATGTACCTGCGCGACGTGGTGCAGGTCCGCGGGAGCGTGTACGTCATCGGCTGCGCGGGGCTGCGCAgggagctgcaggaggcgggggTCCCCtgcgtgcaggaggaggaggaggggggggagcaggacGCCAGCATCTACACCTGCCCCCTGGCCCCCGACGTCAAGGCGGTGCTGGTGGGCCACGACGACAAACTGACTTTTCTCAAACTGGCCAAGGCCTCGTGTTTCCTGCGGGACCCGGAGTGTCTGTTCCTGGCCACAGACAACGACCCCTGGCACCCCCTGCCCGAAGGAAGGATCCTGCCAG GTTCTGGGTCCCTCATTGCAGCACTGGAGGTGGCCTCCGGGCGAAAGGCCACTGTGATCGGCAAACCCAGCCGCTTCATGTTCGAGTGCATCTCCAGTCAGTTCAGCGGCGTGGACCCGGCGCAGTGCCTGATGGTCGGCGACCGCTGTGAGACGGACATGCTGTTCGGCTCGAACTGCGGCCTGGACACCATGCTCACCCTCACCGGCGTGTCCCAGCTCCAGGAGGCCGAGGAGTACCGGGACAGCGAGCTGACCTCCAACCACAGCCTGGTGCCCCACTACGTGGTGGACACCATTGCTGATTTCTTACCCGCTTTGGAGGAACTGGAAGAACAGAGCAATTGA